From Streptomyces sp. TLI_235, a single genomic window includes:
- a CDS encoding putative cobalt transporter subunit CbtA: MNNSTPVRSLLVRGMLGGLGAAVPALLVAYLLGEPRVDAAIAFEESQPHSHEGGVELVSRSMQSTAGLATGILVYGIALGGIIALAYCFALGRIGGFGPRATAMLVSGTGLVALYVVPFLKYPANPPAVGNPDTIGQRTTLYFLMMLLGLLLTLAALVLGRRLAPRLGNWNATVVAAAAFAVAVGLAYAFLPSFNEVPADFSATLLWQFRLATLAVQATLWLGFGLLFGHLAERLLNPRPAAAAAPGAVASAA, from the coding sequence GTGAACAACTCCACACCTGTCAGATCCCTGCTCGTCCGCGGCATGCTGGGCGGGCTGGGCGCAGCCGTGCCCGCTCTGCTGGTCGCCTACCTGCTCGGCGAGCCGCGGGTCGACGCCGCGATCGCCTTCGAGGAGTCCCAGCCCCACTCGCACGAGGGGGGCGTGGAACTGGTCAGCCGGTCGATGCAGTCCACGGCCGGTCTGGCGACCGGCATCCTGGTGTACGGCATCGCGCTGGGCGGCATCATCGCCCTGGCGTACTGCTTCGCGCTGGGACGGATCGGCGGGTTCGGTCCGCGGGCGACGGCGATGCTGGTCTCCGGCACCGGCCTCGTCGCGCTGTACGTCGTCCCGTTCCTCAAGTACCCGGCCAACCCGCCGGCGGTGGGCAATCCGGACACCATCGGGCAGCGCACCACGCTGTACTTCCTGATGATGCTGCTGGGGCTGCTGCTGACGCTGGCGGCGCTGGTCCTGGGGCGGCGGCTGGCGCCGCGGCTGGGCAACTGGAACGCCACGGTGGTGGCGGCCGCCGCCTTCGCGGTGGCGGTGGGGCTGGCGTACGCCTTCCTGCCGTCCTTCAACGAGGTGCCGGCGGACTTCTCGGCGACGCTGCTGTGGCAGTTCCGCCTGGCGACGCTGGCCGTGCAGGCCACCCTGTGGCTGGGCTTCGGCCTGCTCTTCGGCCACCTGGCGGAGCGTCTGCTGAACCCGAGGCCCGCTGCGGCGGCCGCGCCCGGCGCGGTGGCTTCGGCGGCCTGA
- a CDS encoding colicin V production protein, with product MNVLDLLLIAAAVGFAVSGYRQGFVVGVLSVLGFLGGGLIAVQLLPLLLRQLGPGTTASVVAVVVVIVFAAVGQAITTHFGWKLRGRIGRGRAKTLDAIGGSVVNVVSMLLVAWLIGSALAGTSLPTVSKQVRTSKVLSTVQDALPADAPNWFSDFSKELARNGFPQVFNPFEREPITEVEAPDPALAGSEAVQRARQSLVKVVGTAPSCGKTLEGSGFVFAPHRVMTNAHVVGGVDEPTVQIGGTGRVYDATVVRYDWQRDIAVLDVPKLNAPPLSFAGDARTNDSAIVAGFPENGAFNVQPARIRGRIQANGPDIYHRGQVVRDVYSVRSLVRQGNSGGPLLTPNGEVYGVVFAKSLDSADTGYVLTAAEVLQDATQGATATARVDTEGCAL from the coding sequence GTGAATGTCCTGGATCTGCTGTTGATCGCCGCCGCGGTGGGCTTCGCCGTGTCCGGTTACCGGCAGGGCTTCGTGGTGGGCGTGCTCTCCGTCCTCGGGTTCCTCGGCGGCGGCCTGATCGCGGTCCAGCTGCTGCCGCTGCTGCTGCGCCAGCTCGGTCCGGGCACCACGGCCTCGGTGGTCGCTGTCGTCGTGGTGATCGTGTTCGCCGCGGTCGGCCAGGCGATCACCACGCACTTCGGCTGGAAGCTGCGCGGCCGGATCGGCCGCGGCCGGGCGAAGACCCTGGACGCGATCGGCGGCTCGGTGGTCAACGTGGTCTCGATGCTGCTGGTCGCCTGGCTGATCGGCTCGGCGCTGGCCGGCACCTCGCTGCCCACCGTCTCCAAGCAGGTCCGCACCTCGAAGGTGCTGTCCACCGTCCAGGACGCGCTGCCCGCGGACGCGCCGAACTGGTTCTCCGACTTCAGCAAGGAACTCGCCCGCAACGGCTTCCCGCAGGTCTTCAACCCGTTCGAGCGGGAGCCGATCACCGAGGTCGAGGCGCCGGACCCGGCGCTGGCCGGCAGCGAGGCCGTCCAGCGGGCCCGGCAGAGCCTGGTCAAGGTGGTCGGTACGGCGCCGTCCTGCGGCAAGACCCTGGAGGGCAGCGGCTTCGTGTTCGCCCCGCACCGGGTGATGACCAACGCGCACGTGGTGGGCGGCGTCGACGAGCCCACCGTGCAGATCGGCGGCACCGGCCGGGTCTACGACGCCACCGTGGTCCGCTACGACTGGCAGCGCGACATCGCCGTGCTGGACGTCCCCAAGCTGAACGCCCCGCCGCTCTCCTTCGCCGGCGACGCGCGCACCAACGACAGCGCGATCGTCGCGGGCTTCCCGGAGAACGGCGCGTTCAACGTCCAGCCCGCCCGCATCCGCGGCCGGATCCAGGCCAACGGGCCGGACATCTACCACCGCGGCCAGGTCGTCCGCGACGTGTACTCGGTGCGCTCCCTCGTCCGCCAGGGCAACAGCGGAGGGCCGCTGCTCACCCCGAACGGCGAGGTGTACGGCGTGGTCTTCGCCAAGTCGCTGGACAGCGCCGACACCGGCTACGTGCTCACCGCCGCCGAGGTGCTCCAGGACGCCACCCAGGGGGCGACCGCCACGGCCCGGGTGGACACCGAGGGCTGCGCGCTCTGA
- a CDS encoding broad specificity phosphatase PhoE, whose amino-acid sequence MRVTLISAAMSEAARQSRFDDGGLLDAHGLRAAEAAAGTLRPAGRVLASPSPRCRQTAEALGLPAPVDEPALAGCDTGRWRGRTLDEVAAAEPEALARWLADPTAAPHGGEPLRALLDRVADWLTALPEDTPAVTAVVEPDTVRAAAVHALGAPPAAFWRLDVRPLTATRLSGRSGRWNLGCGQPL is encoded by the coding sequence GTGCGCGTGACATTGATCTCAGCGGCCATGAGCGAGGCCGCACGGCAGTCCCGCTTCGACGACGGCGGCCTGCTCGACGCCCACGGCCTGCGCGCCGCCGAGGCCGCCGCCGGCACCCTCCGGCCGGCCGGACGCGTCCTGGCCTCCCCGTCCCCCCGGTGCCGGCAGACCGCCGAGGCCCTCGGCCTGCCGGCGCCCGTCGACGAACCCGCGCTGGCCGGCTGCGACACCGGCCGCTGGCGGGGCCGCACCCTCGACGAGGTCGCCGCCGCCGAACCCGAGGCACTCGCCCGCTGGCTCGCCGACCCCACCGCCGCCCCGCACGGCGGCGAACCCCTCCGGGCCCTGCTGGACCGGGTCGCCGACTGGCTGACCGCCCTCCCCGAGGACACGCCGGCGGTGACCGCCGTCGTCGAACCCGACACCGTCCGCGCCGCCGCCGTGCACGCCCTCGGCGCCCCGCCCGCCGCCTTCTGGCGGCTCGACGTCCGCCCGCTCACCGCCACCCGCCTCTCCGGCCGCTCCGGCCGCTGGAACCTCGGCTGCGGCCAACCGCTCTGA
- a CDS encoding hypothetical protein (manually curated) encodes MTWMPDRDAAPRRRRRGSSSSQSQSHQSEWRVGAAPGQPDGTGTHRLGIPRILGRRARWVGARLRREG; translated from the coding sequence ATGACCTGGATGCCCGATCGCGATGCCGCACCGCGCCGACGCCGTCGTGGGAGCAGCAGCTCGCAGAGCCAGTCCCACCAGTCCGAGTGGCGCGTCGGAGCCGCCCCGGGACAGCCGGACGGCACGGGAACGCACCGCCTCGGCATCCCTCGCATCCTGGGCCGGCGCGCTCGCTGGGTGGGCGCCCGGCTCCGCCGCGAGGGCTGA
- a CDS encoding putative cobalt transporter subunit CbtB: MAQSAAPAVVSPVGQSAPLSVKAILPWAVFFGILMMTLIYFVGAEQGAVSLISGENVHEWVHDGRHLLGFPCH; the protein is encoded by the coding sequence ATGGCCCAGTCCGCCGCACCCGCGGTCGTCTCCCCCGTCGGCCAGTCCGCGCCGCTCTCCGTCAAGGCGATCCTGCCGTGGGCGGTGTTCTTCGGCATCCTGATGATGACCCTCATCTACTTCGTCGGCGCCGAACAGGGCGCCGTCTCCCTGATCTCCGGCGAGAACGTGCACGAGTGGGTGCACGACGGTCGTCACCTGCTCGGCTTCCCCTGCCACTGA
- a CDS encoding cephalosporin-C deacetylase — MYTDLPEDALRSYRSTQTEPADFDAFWHRTLDEARAAGAGTTAVPVPTGLTTVDTFDVTFPGYAGEPVRAWLRLPRGADGPLPAVVQYVGYGGGRGHVLENLVWASAGFAHLQMDTRGQGSVWSRGDTPDSGPAGPQVPGVMTRGIEDPHGYYYRRLFTDAVRAVDAVRTLPAVDPDRVAVMGNSQGGGTALAAAGLVPDLAAVVAHVPFLCDFPRAVVVTDAHPFREIADYLATHRGRDEQVHRTLSYMDGVHFAARATAPARFSAALMDQVVPPSTVFAAHNAYAGPKEIDVWRYNGHEAGGPDDHAAALRFLRRHLGA, encoded by the coding sequence TTGTACACCGACCTGCCCGAGGACGCACTCCGCTCGTACCGCAGCACCCAGACCGAGCCCGCCGATTTCGACGCCTTCTGGCACAGGACCCTCGACGAGGCCCGGGCCGCGGGCGCCGGGACCACCGCCGTCCCCGTGCCGACCGGCCTCACCACCGTCGACACCTTCGACGTGACCTTCCCCGGCTACGCGGGCGAACCCGTCCGGGCCTGGCTGCGGTTGCCCCGCGGCGCGGACGGCCCGCTGCCCGCCGTCGTCCAGTACGTCGGCTACGGCGGCGGCCGGGGCCACGTCCTGGAGAACCTCGTCTGGGCCTCCGCAGGCTTCGCCCACCTGCAGATGGACACCCGAGGCCAGGGCTCGGTCTGGAGCCGCGGCGACACCCCCGACTCCGGGCCCGCCGGGCCGCAGGTCCCCGGAGTGATGACCCGCGGCATCGAGGACCCGCACGGCTACTACTACCGGCGGCTGTTCACCGACGCCGTCCGCGCCGTGGACGCCGTCCGCACCCTGCCCGCGGTCGACCCGGACCGCGTCGCCGTCATGGGCAACAGCCAGGGCGGCGGCACCGCCCTCGCCGCGGCCGGACTCGTCCCCGACCTCGCCGCGGTCGTCGCCCACGTGCCCTTCCTCTGCGACTTCCCGCGGGCCGTGGTCGTCACCGACGCCCACCCGTTCCGCGAGATCGCCGACTACCTGGCGACTCACCGCGGCCGGGACGAGCAGGTGCACCGCACCCTCTCCTACATGGACGGCGTCCACTTCGCCGCCCGCGCCACCGCCCCGGCCCGCTTCTCCGCCGCGCTCATGGACCAGGTCGTCCCGCCGTCCACCGTGTTCGCCGCCCACAACGCCTACGCCGGACCGAAGGAGATCGACGTCTGGCGCTACAACGGCCACGAGGCCGGCGGCCCGGACGACCACGCGGCCGCCCTCCGCTTCCTCCGCCGTCACCTCGGCGCGTAA
- a CDS encoding putative superfamily III holin-X codes for MSAGTAGRAPYEGERSIGELFAAATTDLSALVHDEIALAKAEIRADVKRGVTGGVSVTVAGVVALASIPMLSFAAAYGLQALGLTLGWSFLIVGGAYLVLAGLLGLLAMRSFKKIEKPHRAIEGAQATADVLKNARPRPATKEEIDRALGRIS; via the coding sequence ATGTCCGCAGGAACCGCAGGCCGGGCCCCCTACGAGGGCGAGCGTTCCATCGGCGAGCTGTTCGCGGCGGCGACCACCGACCTCTCGGCCCTGGTGCACGACGAGATCGCGCTGGCCAAGGCGGAGATCCGGGCGGACGTCAAGCGCGGTGTGACCGGCGGTGTCTCCGTCACGGTCGCGGGTGTGGTGGCGCTCGCGTCCATCCCGATGCTCAGCTTCGCCGCGGCCTACGGTCTGCAGGCGCTCGGGCTGACCCTCGGCTGGTCCTTCCTGATCGTCGGTGGCGCCTACCTGGTGCTGGCGGGCCTGCTGGGCCTGCTGGCGATGCGCTCGTTCAAGAAGATCGAGAAGCCGCACCGGGCGATCGAGGGCGCCCAGGCGACGGCGGACGTGCTGAAGAACGCGCGCCCCCGGCCGGCCACCAAGGAGGAGATCGACCGGGCGCTCGGCCGGATCTCCTGA
- a CDS encoding DNA-(apurinic or apyrimidinic site) lyase /endonuclease III produces the protein MSMAKSGGAAARGGPGLKKAAFPKTHLATVRQARRINRALAEVYPYAHPELDFDNPFQLLVATVLSAQTTDLRVNQTTPALFAKYPTPEDMAVAVPEELEEIIRPTGFFRNKAKSLLGLSAALRDNFGGEVPGRLEDLVTLPGVGRKTANVVLGNAFGVPGITVDTHFGRLVRRFGWTQEEDPEKVEAAVAAIFPKSEWTMLSHRVVFHGRRVCHSQKPACGACPITALCPSYGAGETDPEKAAKLLKYELAGKPGQRLRPPADFPGEAAARAEAAAHDGEVADMAVAG, from the coding sequence ATGAGCATGGCGAAGAGTGGCGGCGCGGCGGCCCGGGGCGGGCCGGGGCTCAAGAAGGCAGCGTTCCCGAAGACGCACCTGGCGACGGTGCGGCAGGCGCGGAGGATCAACCGGGCGCTGGCGGAGGTCTACCCCTACGCCCACCCGGAGCTGGACTTCGACAACCCGTTCCAACTGCTGGTGGCCACCGTGCTGTCGGCGCAGACCACCGACCTGCGGGTGAACCAGACCACGCCGGCGCTCTTCGCCAAGTACCCGACACCGGAGGACATGGCGGTGGCGGTGCCGGAGGAGCTGGAGGAGATCATCCGGCCGACCGGCTTCTTCCGGAACAAGGCCAAGTCCCTGCTCGGCCTCTCCGCGGCCCTGCGGGACAACTTCGGCGGCGAGGTCCCCGGCCGCCTGGAGGACCTCGTCACCCTGCCCGGCGTCGGCCGCAAGACCGCCAACGTCGTCCTCGGCAACGCCTTCGGCGTCCCCGGCATCACCGTCGACACCCACTTCGGCCGACTCGTCCGCCGCTTCGGCTGGACGCAGGAGGAGGACCCGGAGAAGGTCGAGGCCGCGGTCGCCGCGATCTTCCCCAAGTCCGAGTGGACGATGCTCTCGCACCGCGTCGTCTTCCACGGCCGCCGCGTCTGCCACTCCCAGAAGCCGGCCTGCGGCGCCTGCCCGATCACCGCGCTCTGCCCCTCCTACGGCGCCGGCGAGACCGACCCGGAGAAGGCCGCGAAGCTGCTCAAGTACGAGCTCGCGGGCAAGCCCGGCCAACGGCTGCGCCCGCCCGCGGACTTCCCGGGGGAGGCCGCGGCCCGGGCCGAGGCCGCCGCGCACGACGGCGAGGTCGCGGACATGGCGGTCGCCGGATGA
- a CDS encoding acetyl-coenzyme A synthetase, producing MSNESLANLLKEERRFAPPAALAASANVTADAYRQASEDRLAFWAEQARRLTWTVEPTETLDWSNPPFAKWFADGRINVAYNCVDRHVEAGLGDRVAIHFEGEGGDTRTLTYADLKDEVSRAANALLELGVRKGDRVAVYLPMIPEAVVAMLACARIGATHSVVFGGFSADAVVSRIQDADAKLVITADGGHRRGKPSALKPAIDEALARCPGVEHVLVVRRTGQDTAFTEGRDVWWHDIVDRQSPVHEPEGHEAEHPLFILYTSGTTGKPKGILHTTGGYLTQAAYTHHAVFDLKPETDVYWCTADIGWVTGHSYIVYGPLANGATQVIYEGTPDTPHQGRFWEIVQKYGVTILYTAPTAIRTFMKWGDDIPAKFDLSSLRVLGSVGEPINPEAWVWYREHIGGGRCPIVDTWWQTETGAIMISPLPGVTETKPGSAQRALPGISATVVDDEATEVPDGSGGYLVLTEPWPSMLRTVWGDDQRYLDTYWSRFEGRYFAGDGAKKDEDGDIWLLGRVDDVMLVSGHNISTTEVESALVSHPAVAESAVVGATDATTGQAIVAFVILRSGVADADGLVAGLRDHVGRTLGPIAKPKRILLVNELPKTRSGKIMRRLLRDVAENREIGDVTTLADSSVMNLIQAQLPSASSED from the coding sequence TTGAGCAACGAGAGCCTGGCCAATCTGCTCAAGGAGGAGCGCCGCTTCGCGCCGCCGGCCGCGCTGGCCGCGTCCGCGAACGTGACCGCTGACGCCTACCGGCAGGCCTCCGAGGACCGGCTCGCATTCTGGGCGGAGCAGGCCCGCCGCCTCACCTGGACCGTCGAGCCGACCGAGACCCTGGACTGGAGCAACCCGCCGTTCGCGAAGTGGTTCGCCGACGGCCGGATCAACGTCGCGTACAACTGCGTCGACCGGCACGTCGAGGCCGGCCTCGGCGACCGCGTCGCCATCCACTTCGAGGGCGAGGGCGGTGACACCCGCACCCTCACCTACGCCGACCTGAAGGACGAGGTCAGCCGGGCCGCGAACGCCCTGCTCGAACTCGGCGTCCGCAAGGGCGACCGTGTCGCGGTCTACCTGCCGATGATCCCCGAGGCCGTCGTCGCGATGCTCGCCTGCGCCCGGATCGGCGCCACCCACTCCGTCGTCTTCGGCGGCTTCTCCGCCGACGCCGTCGTCTCCCGCATCCAGGACGCCGACGCCAAGCTCGTCATCACCGCGGACGGCGGCCACCGCCGTGGCAAGCCCTCCGCCCTCAAGCCCGCCATCGACGAGGCCCTCGCCCGCTGCCCCGGCGTCGAGCACGTCCTCGTCGTGCGCCGCACCGGCCAGGACACCGCCTTCACCGAGGGCCGGGACGTGTGGTGGCACGACATCGTCGACCGGCAGAGCCCCGTCCACGAGCCGGAGGGCCACGAGGCCGAGCACCCGCTGTTCATCCTCTACACCTCCGGCACCACCGGGAAGCCCAAGGGCATCCTGCACACCACCGGCGGTTACCTCACCCAGGCCGCCTACACCCACCACGCCGTCTTCGACCTCAAGCCGGAGACCGACGTCTACTGGTGCACCGCCGACATCGGCTGGGTCACCGGTCACTCGTACATCGTCTACGGGCCGCTCGCCAACGGCGCCACCCAGGTCATCTACGAGGGCACCCCGGACACCCCGCACCAGGGCCGGTTCTGGGAGATCGTGCAGAAGTACGGCGTCACCATCCTCTACACCGCGCCGACCGCGATCCGCACGTTCATGAAGTGGGGCGACGACATCCCCGCCAAGTTCGACCTGTCCAGCCTGCGGGTGCTCGGCAGCGTCGGCGAGCCGATCAACCCCGAGGCCTGGGTCTGGTACCGCGAGCACATCGGCGGCGGCCGCTGCCCGATCGTCGACACCTGGTGGCAGACTGAGACCGGCGCCATCATGATCAGCCCGCTGCCCGGCGTCACCGAGACCAAGCCCGGCTCCGCCCAGCGCGCCCTGCCCGGCATCTCGGCCACCGTCGTCGACGACGAGGCGACCGAGGTCCCGGACGGCTCCGGCGGCTACCTGGTGCTCACCGAGCCGTGGCCCTCCATGCTCCGCACCGTCTGGGGCGACGACCAGCGCTACCTCGACACGTACTGGTCCCGCTTCGAGGGCCGCTACTTCGCCGGTGACGGCGCGAAGAAGGACGAGGACGGCGACATCTGGCTGCTCGGCCGGGTCGACGACGTGATGCTGGTCTCCGGCCACAACATCTCCACCACCGAGGTCGAGTCCGCGCTGGTCTCGCACCCGGCGGTCGCCGAGTCCGCGGTCGTCGGCGCCACCGACGCGACCACCGGCCAGGCGATCGTCGCCTTCGTCATCCTGCGCAGCGGCGTCGCCGACGCCGACGGCCTGGTCGCCGGCCTGCGCGACCACGTCGGCAGGACGCTCGGCCCGATCGCCAAGCCCAAGCGGATCCTGCTCGTCAACGAGCTCCCGAAGACCCGCTCCGGCAAGATCATGCGCCGCCTGCTCCGCGACGTCGCCGAGAACCGTGAGATCGGGGACGTCACCACCCTCGCCGACTCCTCCGTCATGAACCTCATCCAGGCCCAGCTGCCGAGCGCGAGCAGCGAGGACTGA
- a CDS encoding sodium/proton antiporter (NhaA family) gives MGTPPEPDRPTEPGRPTGSGPGEAAGGQRRTFLGLLSLPERRIILDALRTETVGGVLLLLAAVAALVWANAWPGSYASVTEHTIGPSTPLHLDLTVEAWAADGLLAIFFFVAGIELKREFTAGELRSPSAALLPVTAAVSGVVVPAVIYTVVNLAPGGHADGWAIPTATDIAFALGVLAVVGSQLPSALRAFLLTLAVVDDLIAILIIAVFYTSGIKFWALGLSLAGLVLFWLLHRRGVHGWYLYVPLAVVIWALMHESGVHATVAGVAMGLLLRCHTRPGEEHSPGEHIEHLVRPLSAGVAVPLFALFAAGVPVSGKALGEVFSQATPLGVVIGLVVGKSVGVFGGTWLAARYTRAELNPQLGWGDVFALSTLAGIGFTVSLLISELAFPDDHVLAELSKEAVLTGSVLCAVFATVLLKLRNRHYRLLYEEENADSDHDGIPDVYQRPT, from the coding sequence GTGGGCACACCGCCCGAGCCCGACCGGCCCACCGAGCCCGGCCGCCCCACCGGGTCCGGTCCGGGCGAGGCAGCGGGTGGACAGCGCCGGACGTTCCTCGGTCTGCTGTCGCTGCCCGAGCGCCGAATCATCCTCGACGCGCTGCGCACCGAGACGGTCGGCGGTGTCCTGCTGCTGCTCGCCGCGGTCGCCGCCCTTGTCTGGGCGAACGCGTGGCCCGGCTCCTACGCGTCGGTCACCGAGCACACCATCGGCCCGTCGACGCCGCTGCACCTGGACCTGACCGTGGAGGCCTGGGCCGCGGACGGGTTGTTGGCGATCTTCTTCTTCGTGGCGGGCATCGAGCTCAAGCGCGAGTTCACGGCGGGCGAGCTGCGGTCGCCGAGTGCGGCCCTGCTGCCGGTGACGGCTGCGGTGAGCGGGGTGGTGGTGCCCGCGGTCATCTACACCGTCGTCAACCTGGCGCCGGGCGGGCATGCCGACGGTTGGGCGATCCCGACGGCGACGGACATCGCGTTCGCGCTCGGCGTGCTGGCCGTGGTGGGCAGTCAGCTGCCGTCCGCCCTGCGGGCCTTCCTGCTCACGCTCGCCGTGGTGGACGACCTGATCGCGATCCTGATCATCGCGGTCTTCTACACCTCCGGCATCAAGTTCTGGGCGCTGGGGCTGTCGCTGGCCGGCCTGGTGCTGTTCTGGCTGCTGCACCGCCGCGGGGTGCACGGGTGGTATCTGTACGTGCCGCTGGCGGTGGTGATCTGGGCGCTGATGCACGAGAGCGGGGTGCACGCCACGGTGGCCGGTGTCGCGATGGGTCTGCTGCTGCGCTGCCACACCCGCCCGGGTGAGGAGCACTCCCCGGGCGAGCACATCGAGCACCTGGTGCGGCCGCTGTCGGCGGGGGTGGCGGTGCCGCTGTTCGCGCTGTTCGCGGCCGGGGTCCCGGTGTCGGGGAAGGCGCTCGGCGAAGTGTTCTCGCAGGCCACCCCGCTCGGTGTGGTGATCGGGCTGGTGGTGGGCAAGTCGGTCGGGGTGTTCGGCGGGACGTGGCTGGCGGCGCGCTACACCCGTGCGGAGCTCAATCCGCAGCTCGGCTGGGGGGACGTGTTCGCGCTCTCCACCCTGGCCGGCATCGGTTTCACCGTCTCCCTGCTGATCAGCGAACTGGCCTTCCCCGACGACCATGTGCTGGCCGAGCTGTCCAAGGAGGCGGTGCTGACGGGTTCGGTACTGTGCGCGGTGTTCGCCACCGTTCTGCTGAAGCTCCGCAACCGGCACTACCGGCTGCTGTACGAGGAGGAGAACGCGGACTCCGACCACGACGGCATCCCGGACGTCTACCAGCGGCCGACCTGA
- a CDS encoding pimeloyl-ACP methyl ester carboxylesterase, whose protein sequence is MPLDQKPVPAKPVEPRPGTSLPAAGRSVSASAGGPAGSGAPWNVRSPGPWTHRDLAANGARFHIAEAGDGPLVLLVHGWPEYWWAWRHQMTTLAEAGYRAVALDLRGIGGSDRTPRGYDPANLALDITGVIRSLGERHAHLVGHATGGALAWVAAVMRPSVIRSLTVVSAAHPRHLRRALLTDRRQIAAFEHVLGFQRPWIPERRLVADDAALVGEYLRAWTGPNGIEPEAVEAYRQAIQVPSTAHCSIEPYRWLLRSMARPDGIQFARRMKKPITAPTLHVQGAADPVLLAHTALGAGEYVEAPYRWRLMPGVGHFPHEETPEEFTEELLAWVGQHKD, encoded by the coding sequence ATGCCGCTGGACCAGAAGCCCGTGCCCGCGAAGCCCGTCGAGCCCCGACCCGGGACGTCCCTGCCCGCCGCGGGCCGGTCCGTGTCCGCCTCCGCCGGGGGCCCGGCCGGGTCCGGGGCTCCCTGGAACGTCCGCTCGCCGGGCCCGTGGACGCACCGCGACCTCGCCGCCAACGGGGCCCGTTTCCACATCGCCGAGGCCGGTGACGGCCCACTGGTGCTGCTGGTGCACGGCTGGCCGGAGTACTGGTGGGCCTGGCGCCACCAGATGACCACGCTCGCCGAGGCCGGCTACCGGGCCGTCGCCCTGGACCTGCGCGGCATCGGTGGCAGCGACCGCACCCCGCGCGGCTACGACCCGGCCAACCTGGCGCTGGACATCACGGGGGTGATCCGGTCGCTCGGCGAGCGGCACGCCCATCTCGTCGGCCACGCCACCGGCGGTGCGCTGGCCTGGGTGGCGGCCGTGATGCGGCCGTCGGTGATCCGCAGCCTGACGGTCGTCTCGGCGGCGCACCCGCGGCACCTGCGCCGTGCGCTGCTCACCGACCGGCGCCAGATCGCCGCCTTCGAGCACGTGCTGGGCTTCCAGCGGCCGTGGATCCCGGAGCGGCGGCTGGTCGCGGACGACGCCGCGCTGGTCGGCGAGTACCTGCGCGCCTGGACCGGCCCGAACGGCATCGAGCCGGAAGCCGTGGAGGCCTACCGGCAGGCGATCCAGGTCCCGTCCACGGCGCACTGCTCGATCGAGCCGTACCGGTGGCTGCTGCGGTCGATGGCCCGGCCGGACGGCATCCAGTTCGCGCGCCGGATGAAGAAGCCGATCACCGCGCCGACCCTGCACGTCCAGGGTGCCGCCGATCCGGTGTTGCTGGCGCACACCGCGCTGGGGGCGGGCGAGTACGTGGAGGCGCCGTACCGGTGGCGGTTGATGCCCGGTGTCGGGCACTTCCCGCACGAGGAGACTCCCGAGGAGTTCACCGAGGAGCTGCTGGCCTGGGTGGGGCAGCACAAGGACTGA
- a CDS encoding NUDIX domain-containing protein codes for MTVAIEPGGLPDWLQPVRAAAETVLPEQLSRFLPPASGGRPSAVLMLFGHGEAGPDLLLIERARSLRSHAGQPSFPGGALDPEDGDPAGPGPVAAALREAREETGLDPAGVQVFATLPALYIPVSGFVVTTVLGWWREESPVGPVDPAETGAVFRVPLTDLTDPANRARLRHPSGHIGPAFEVADRLVWGFTAGVIDRVLHYSGLERPWDTRRTLTLSDEALHLTRPDRQRDRSSPAPR; via the coding sequence ATGACCGTCGCGATCGAACCCGGTGGCCTGCCCGACTGGCTGCAGCCGGTCCGTGCCGCCGCCGAGACGGTGCTCCCCGAGCAGCTCAGCCGCTTCCTCCCGCCGGCCTCCGGCGGCCGGCCGTCCGCCGTCCTCATGCTCTTCGGCCACGGCGAGGCCGGGCCCGACCTGCTGCTCATCGAGCGGGCCCGCTCGCTGCGGTCGCACGCCGGGCAGCCGTCCTTCCCCGGCGGCGCGCTCGACCCGGAGGACGGCGACCCGGCCGGCCCCGGTCCGGTCGCGGCGGCCCTGCGGGAGGCCCGCGAGGAGACCGGCCTGGACCCGGCGGGCGTGCAGGTCTTCGCGACCCTGCCCGCGCTCTACATCCCGGTCTCCGGCTTCGTGGTCACCACCGTGCTGGGCTGGTGGCGGGAGGAGAGCCCGGTGGGGCCGGTGGACCCGGCCGAGACCGGTGCCGTCTTCCGGGTGCCGCTGACCGACCTCACCGACCCGGCGAACCGCGCCCGGCTGCGCCACCCCTCCGGCCACATCGGCCCGGCCTTCGAGGTGGCGGACCGGCTGGTGTGGGGCTTCACCGCCGGGGTGATCGACCGGGTGCTGCACTACAGCGGCCTGGAACGGCCCTGGGACACCCGGCGTACCCTGACCCTCTCCGACGAGGCCCTGCACCTCACCCGGCCGGACCGGCAGCGCGACCGGAGCTCGCCAGCACCGCGCTGA